Proteins encoded within one genomic window of Aspergillus nidulans FGSC A4 chromosome VII:
- a CDS encoding uncharacterized protein (transcript_id=CADANIAT00009217) encodes MAQGIIENHLSKRSALLEQEKTSRHDYAFKQSMSPVAKTAAKVLADIRKKELKSIWSPTTTSNEKRDLKDVTFPGMSFTLSRDRMQKTALWKIVSAMPKGCLLHAHMEAMIDIDWMIEQAIELPGYYISSPVPLCPRTGSAGKWSEPFQFSYRPRLGSGANARNGSEPEISIWQAGYTPGRLVPVAAAAKMYPGGVEAFKAWAVSRMTINEEEALEHHHGIDDVWDKFRSCFLAIGGLFFTEPIFRRCIPRLLQQLHDDGIKYVELRLAPNPFYREGSNEAEPDFLYFLQCFQEEVDAYMSSPTGRGFWGAKIIWTAIRSFPDDLIKESMIHCLNSKKAYPSVITGFDFVGQEDAGRPLVDLLPLCKWFQQQCADEQLQIPFFLHAGECLGDGNDTDSNLVDAILLNSRRIGHAFSLYKHPLLIDLVKDKNILIEMCPISHEVLRLTSNILMHPMPALQARGVAVSLNNDDPAVLGHGKNGLSHDFYQVTAAFENTGLAGLATMAEDSIRWAAFEDETDSEWLQGIDGKGNGLKASRLAEWRTAFDEWCAWVVQEFGAESQI; translated from the coding sequence ATGGCACAAGGTATTATTGAAAACCACCTCTCCAAGAGGAGTGCATTACTCGAGCAGGAAAAGACGAGCAGACATGATTACGCCTTCAAGCAGAGCATGTCGCCGGTCGCGAAAACAGCCGCGAAAGTACTTGCAGACATTCGCAAGAAGGAACTGAAGTCGATCTGGAGTCCTACAACTACGAGCAATGAGAAGCGCGATCTTAAGGATGTCACATTCCCGGGAATGTCCTTTACGCTCTCCAGGGACCGGATGCAGAAGACTGCGCTGTGGAAGATTGTTAGTGCCATGCCGAAGGGTTGCCTGCTGCATGCTCACATGGAAGCTATGATTGATATCGACTGGATGATTGAGCAGGCGATTGAACTGCCTGGGTATTATATCTCGAGTCCAGTGCCGCTGTGTCCGAGAACGGGGTCTGCAGGGAAGTGGTCGGAGCCATTTCAGTTTTCGTACCGGCCCAGACTTGGATCTGGTGCAAATGCGCGGAATGGGAGTGAGCCTGAGATCAGTATCTGGCAGGCGGGATATACTCCGGGTCGACTGGTACCGGTTGCTGCCGCTGCTAAGATGTATCCTGGGGGAGTGGAAGCCTTTAAAGCGTGGGCTGTCTCGAGGATGACTATcaatgaagaagaggctTTGGAGCATCATCATGGCATTGATGATGTGTGGGATAAATTTCGCTCATGCTTTCTTGCCATCGGTGGGTTGTTCTTTACGGAGCCGATTTTTCGACGGTGTATACCGAGGCTCTTACAGCAGCTTCACGACGACGGCATCAAATATGTTGAGTTGCGTCTAGCTCCCAACCCTTTTTACCGAGAAGGTTCGAACGAGGCCGAGCCCGATTTCTTGTACTTCTTGCAATGCTTCCAGGAAGAAGTGGATGCCTATATGTCTTCTCCGACAGGGAGGGGTTTCTGGGGCGCAAAGATTATCTGGACGGCCATACGAAGTTTCCCTGATGATTTAATCAAAGAGTCCATGATTCATTGCTTGAATTCAAAAAAAGCATACCCCTCTGTCATCACGGGCTTTGACTTTGTCGGACAGGAAGATGCAGGCCGTCCACTggttgatcttctcccgctcTGCAAATGGTTTCAACAACAATGCGCCGATGAACAGCTCCAAAtacccttcttcctccacgCCGGTGAGTGCCTAGGCGATGGCAATGATACCGACAGCAATCTGGTGGACGCCATATTGCTGAACTCCCGGAGAATTGGGCACGCCTTTTCGCTATACAAACACCCCCTCCTGATCGACCTCGTCAAGGACAAGAACATCCTTATTGAGATGTGCCCCATATCTCATGAAGTACTCCGCCTAACTTCGAATATACTGATGCACCCGATGCCTGCATTACAGGCGCGCGGTGTGGCTGTTTCGCTGAACAACGACGACCCCGCCGTCCTTGGGCACGGGAAGAATGGGCTGAGTCATGACTTCTACCAGGTTACAGCTGCCTTCGAGAACACAGGGCTTGCAGGGCTTGCAACGATGGCAGAGGATAGCATTCGATGGGCAGCCTTTGAGGACGAGACGGATTCTGAGTGGCTCCAGGGAATCGATGGTAAAGGAAATGGTCTGAAGGCTTCTCGGTTAGCTGAATGGAGGACTGCATTTGACGAATGGTGTGCGTGGGTAGTCCAAGAGTTCGGGGCGGAATCCCAAATTTGA
- a CDS encoding protein soh1 (transcript_id=CADANIAT00009218) produces the protein MAQPQNDQAQPPPATLTNPRFTLELEFVSSLANPYYLSHLAVNYPSLLGISKSGNENEVNDDNSDPDAEAFAAYLAYLYSYWKTPEYSQFLTHPGATLRALRLLQEEKFRRDIIRPQVIERLAGVDLNGEQSAAEAGEQNTEQNKGDRGNVENQHGKT, from the coding sequence ATGGCTCAACCACAAAACGACCAAGCGCAGCCACCACCGGCGACTCTCACCAATCCTCGATTCACGCTCGAACTTGAATTCGTATCCTCTCTCGCAAACCCGTACTACCTGTCTCATCTTGCAGTGAATTATCCAAGCCTGCTAGGAATTTCCAAATCTGGTAACGAGAACGAAGTCAATGACGACAACTCAGACCCGGACGCCGAGGCGTTTGCAGCGTACCTCGCCTATCTCTACTCTTACTGGAAGACGCCCGAATACTCGCAATTTTTGACACATCCCGGAGCGACCCTCCGCGCGCTACGGCTTCTACAAGAGGAAAAATTTCGTCGTGATATCATCCGTCCGCAGGTGATTGAAAGGTTGGCGGGCGTGGACCTCAACGGCGAGCAGAGCGCTGCGGAAGCAGGAGAACAGAATACGGAGCAAAACAAAGGGGACAGAGGAAATGTTGAGAATCAACATGGAAAGACCTGA
- a CDS encoding protein efr3 (transcript_id=CADANIAT00009219) gives MPMETVRQTCRPKHQILVLKCYPQYQKGVQEVKPNSSELSYLLYYVSTRRSKLPKVSAFLEKRAARDVWRRKIGNVQVTLQILSALIEKVPRDLPIFARSVLTIIETVLRSRDISMVEDSIATFETFCRHQDMAALSAEQDFANQYRDVIQIYAGFAHEEQQHPSKISSLPQTIRWKNAGLRAIKGAVSSEAGLAADGGDLLRIILPVIMENLYNGEDSFIESLEHKLHEAERNVPDPASRRRYSAVTVQTVDTAEGDPALAAQNIADVDRKAELDMRLLALRCLDQVIVNGSSRGQIRLTTRLVLDFILRKGQSNNTYLSLDTDENNWATSLIEVVAKWCPVQARFIISSAAMEVLFEIPPKEDTLDEAFTVIYIIDYLLKSSVNMIGLSVIDVLLGLMRYMAMLVSPASAKGTDEQPDSSEKPGYDDGTNLSQKKKDLLVLLQKCIGDLTTHIYYGDQVVDMLRAILTRIKPPHGQDQVSAVIPEQLDGHLSEANPTSFFSTSAKVCALRAIKNILLVANSQRPMTSAGVESRNPVGIHVWEGTHWLLQDPQKEVRYAYVDALLYWLKLETNKNDLKLKDRSTTTALISARRDFSNTSERAAKRATGTHHREKALVVAQSNFLRLLHLTIYDVALQSSTQEKEIRILHLLLASLVENLGINAARFGLPMILKLQDDMTTLENSNTQAAKVNIGSLVHGYLWVLSETFGLDTHRAGQEIYTEIEKRKSRSIWLDSIGFSLESFESIIKDDRHALSHNTRETDKMTLFKDGVEEFVRRIEESYNRTVPAHDPPTSPGRNLGKPVIGGYLPPANQQLSDLLPPVVREQMLSPWSKQSALEAAEREKAEALSLNGSRTGTLPVRGHAHANGTGSSISTNSPSTAHVATAGLQTSRRMSMPDKTVTPNHNSSRDSPVRVNELRRVLSVQAPDRDRRLSPLRGRLDASNGSIISSSSESMVSGFSNSEFEGDGGSILLPTRDGQEPLDGDGMETPRPLSNGNNYGYLQTAFRASSSSIPPVPPIPHGISIPGGFPNDSQRSLPTPDRPSTASSRKQSLINGKFGIAAPADDKTLHRQKSRTGVGLVNGAEVPEVAINGKSTGTHSYGLQEVEETSQRRDVQKLLEGVLSSSEPASTLQPRVASNYSGRRSVTGGIGRPPY, from the exons ATGCCGATGGAAACTGTACGCCAGACATGCCGGCCAAAGCACCAGATACTGGTACTCAAGTGTTACCCTCAATATCAAAAAGGAGTTCAAGAGGTCAAGCCGAATTCCAGCGAACTCTCATACCTTCTTTACTACGTGAGCACGCGCCGCAGCAAGCTCCCCAAGGTCAGCGCTTTCCTAGAGAAAAGAGCCGCCCGAGATGTCTGGCGCCGTAAAATCGG AAATGTCCAAGTCACACTTCAAATACTGAGCGCGCTCATTGAAAAGGTTCCCCGTGATCTACCAATATTCGCGCGGTCTGTCTTGACCATCATCGAAACCGTACTTCGGTCTCGCGATATCTCTATGGTAGAGGATTCGATTGCGACGTTTGAGACCTTCTGCCGACACCAAGACATGGCTGCGCTATCCGCTGAGCAGGATTTTGCGAATCAATACCGGGATGTTATACAGATATACGCTGGCTTTGCTCATGAAGAACAGCAACATCCGTCGAAGATCTCTAGCCTTCCGCAGACGATACGGTGGAAGAATGCAGGACTGCGAGCTATCAAGGGAGCAGTCAGCTCTGAAGCTGGCTTGGCAGCAGATGGCGGTGATTTGCTGCGAATAATACTCCCCGTCATTATGGAAAATCTGTACAATGGGGAAGATTCGTTTATTGAGTCTCTTGAACACAAACTCCATGAAGCGGAGCGGAATGTGCCGGACCCTGCGTCTCGACGGAGGTATAGCGCTGTTACCGTCCAAACCGTTGACACTGCGGAAGGGGATCCGGCATTGGCTGCCCAGAACATTGCGGATGTTGACAGGAAAGCTGAGTTAGACATGAGgctgcttgctcttcgcTGTCTAGATCAGGTCATTGTCAACGGTAGCAGCCGTGGTCAGATTCGCCTCACTACTAGACTCGTGCTCGATTTCATTTTGCGAAAAGGACAATCGAATAACACATACTTGTCGCTGGATACTGATGAAAACAATTGGGCTACGTCATTGATTGAAGTCGTAGCCAAATGGTGTCCAGTTCAGGCTCGTTTCATTATCTCAAGTGCTGCTATGGAAGTTCTGTTCGAGATCCCACCGAAGGAAGACACACTTGACGAAGCATTCACAGTCATATATATCATTGACTACCTTTTGAAATCCTCAGTGAATATGATCGGACTTAGCGTGATCGATGTTCTGCTGGGATTGATGCGCTATATGGCAATGTTAGTATCACCAGCATCGGCTAAAGGGACTGATGAACAGCCTGACTCCAGCGAGAAGCCAGGCTACGACGACGGCACGAACCTAtctcagaagaagaaggacctgCTTGTACTCCTCCAAAAGTGCATCGGTGATCTTACTACGCATATCTACTACGGGGATCAAGTTGTTGATATGCTCAGGGCAATCTTAACTCGAATCAAACCGCCGCATGGTCAAGATCAAGTTTCAGCAGTAATACCTGAACAGCTAGACGGGCATTTATCGGAAGCAAACCCAACATCTTTTTTCTCAACCAGTGCGAAAGTCTGTGCTCTCAGGGCTATCAAAAACATCCTACTAGTGGCTAATTCTCAACGGCCTATGACATCAGCTGGTGTCGAATCGCGAAACCCTGTTGGAATCCACGTCTGGGAAGGAACCCACTGGCTCCTTCAAGATCCGCAGAAGGAGGTCCGATATGCGTACGTTGATGCACTCCTATACTGGCTGAAATTGGAGACGAATAAAAACGACCTAAAGTTGAAGGATCGATCTACCACGACTGCTTTAATATCAGCGAGGCGTGATTTCTCCAATACTTCTGAGAGGGCTGCTAAACGTGCAACGGGAACTCATCATAGAGAGAAGGCCCTGGTCGTGGCTCAGTCTAACTTCCTCCGTCTACTGCATTTGACAATCTATGACGTTGCTCTGCAGAGTTCAACacaagagaaggagatcagGATACTCCATTTACTTTTAGCCAGCCTCGTTGAGAACCTCGGCATAAATGCGGCTAGGTTTGGACTGCCAATGATCCTGAAGCTACAAGATGACATGACCACTTTAGAAAATTCAAATACACAAGCAGCTAAAGTTAATATTGGCAGCCTGGTGCATGGATACCTCTGGGTATTGTCCGAGACTTTCGGCCTGGACACCCATAGGGCCGGACAGGAGATCTACACCGAAATTGAGAAGCGCAAATCCCGCAGCATTTGGCTGGATAGCATTGGATTCTCTTTGGAAAGCTTCGAAAGTATCATCAAGGATGATCGACATGCTCTCAGCCATAATACTAGAGAGACGGATAAAATGACTCTTTTCAAAGATGGCGTCGAGGAGTTTGTCCGTCGGATCGAGGAGTCCTACAACCGGACCGTGCCTGCTCATGATCCGCCAACCTCCCCGGGGCGCAATCTGGGGAAGCCGGTAATAGGAGGATATCTACCACCCGCAAACCAACAACTAAGCGACCTTCTTCCACCAGTAGTTAGGGAACAAATGTTGTCCCCCTGGTCCAAACAGAGCGCCTTGGAAGCTGCTGAGCGAGAGAAAGCTGAAGCTCTCTCTCTCAACGGTTCGAGGACAGGGACCTTACCTGTGCGTGGCCATGCGCACGCCAATGGTACCGGCAGTTCCATCTCTACAAACTCACCTTCTACAGCCCATGTTGCCACAGCGGGTCTTCAGACTTCTCGTCGCATGAGTATGCCGGACAAAACGGTGACACCAAACCATAACTCGAGCAGAGACTCTCCTGTTCGCGTGAACGAGCTGAGGCGTGTTCTCTCTGTCCAGGCTCCCGATAGGGACCGCCGACTAAGCCCATTGCGGGGCCGGCTGGATGCCTCTAATGGCAGCATCATCTCTTCTAGTAGTGAGAGTATGGTTAGCGGGTTCTCCAATTCTGAGTTCGAAGGGGATGGTGGGTCAATCCTACTGCCCACGAGGGATGGACAAGAGCCGCTTGATGGCGATGGTATGGAAACACCGAGACCTCTGAGCAATGGGAATAACTACGGGTACCTACAAACCGCGTTTCGggcttcgtcctcctccatACCCCCAGTCCCACCAATTCCGCATGGCATATCTATCCCGGGCGGGTTTCCCAACGACTCTCAGCGTTCGCTGCCTACACCTGACCGCCCTTCAACTGCTTCATCACGCAAACAGAGCTTGATCAACGGAAAGTTCGGCATCGCAGCCCCTGCGGATGACAAGACTCTGCATAGGCAGAAATCTCGGACTGGTGTCGGGTTAGTGAACGGCGCCGAAGTTCCTGAGGTAGCGATCAACGGTAAATCCACAGGAACTCACTCGTACGGCTTGCAGGAAGTAGAAGAGACTTCCCAGCGACGCGACGTACAGAAACTCTTAGAAGGAGTTTTATCATCATCAGAACCAGCTTCTACTCTTCAACCGAGAGTTGCTTCCAACTACAGTGGCCGACGTAGTGTGACTGGTGGCATTGGCCGCCCACCTTACTAG
- a CDS encoding palmitoyl-protein thioesterase family protein (transcript_id=CADANIAT00009220): protein MRPLAYTSLVALPLLTAAFPASPASSEFTPLPLVIWHGLGDDYTRSGLRQVASLAESTNPGTYVHIIHIGDSASSDRQATFLGNVTEQLSTVCAQLAAEPILSTAPAINALGFSQGGQFLRAYVERCNNPPVRNLVTFGSQHNGIFEFQACSWGDFVCRGAEALLRVGRWSNLVQSRFVPAQYFRDPAELGEYLENSNFLADVNNERVLKNATYKKNLSTLNRFAMFMFEDDTIVHPKESSWFAEVNTTTGEVTPLRERDIYKEDWLGLRVLDEKGALDFKTLSGEHMQLAEEDLVEVFEKYFGPVEVDLPPAQFHLVNQEGY from the coding sequence ATGAGACCCCTAGCATATACCTCTCTCGTCGCCTTACCTTTACTCACTGCCGCCTTTCCTGCATCCCCGGCCTCCTCCGAATTCACTCCTCTCCCGCTTGTGATCTGGCACGGGCTTGGCGACGACTACACCCGCTCAGGCCTTAGACAAGTTGCATCGCTCGCAGAATCAACCAACCCAGGAACATATGTACATATAATCCATATTGGGGACTCCGCATCTAGTGATCGTCAAGCCACATTTTTAGGGAACGTCACAGAGCAACTATCCACCGTCTGTGCCCAGCTTGCCGCCGAACCAATTCTCTCCACTGCGCCCGCAATCAATGCTTTAGGCTTCTCACAGGGCGGACAGTTTCTACGCGCATACGTCGAGCGATGCAATAACCCTCCAGTCCGCAACCTCGTCACCTTTGGCAGCCAGCATAACGGGATTTTTGAGTTCCAGGCGTGCAGCTGGGGCGACTTTGTCTGCCGGGGAGCCGAGGCCCTTCTGCGTGTCGGACGGTGGTCGAATCTTGTGCAATCGCGCTTCGTCCCGGCGCAGTACTTCCGAGATCCCGCGGAGCTAGGCGAGTACTTGGAGAATAGCAACTTCCTGGCGGATGTGAATAACGAGCGGGTGCTGAAGAATGCGACTTACAAGAAGAACTTGAGCACCTTGAATCGCTTTGCCATGTTCATGTTTGAGGATGATACTATTGTGCATCCAAAGGAGAGCTCCTGGTTTGCCGAGGTGAACACGACTACCGGGGAAGTGACGCCCTTGCGGGAGAGGGACATCTACAAGGAGGATTGGCTGGGGCTGAGAGTGTTGGACGAGAAGGGAGCATTGGATTTCAAGACGCTGTCGGGGGAACATATGCAGTTGGCTGAGGAGGACTTGGTTGAGGTGTTTGAGAAGTATTTTGGGCCCGTGGAGGTCGATCTTCCGCCTGCGCAGTTTCACCTAGTGAACCAGGAGGGGTACTAG
- a CDS encoding uncharacterized protein (transcript_id=CADANIAT00009221) — translation MSNRVRGAGKTDRTSLNRWLRSLTPEPVFNDDQRDDLPGFKTLSVPSGRVLTIDPDVRAK, via the exons ATGTCAAATCG TGTTCGTGGTGCTGGAAAAACAGACCGAACATCCTTGAACCGCTGGCTGCGGTCACTGACGCCAGAGCCTGTCTTCAACGACGATCAAAGGGATGAtctcccaggcttcaagacacTCTCCGTACCTAGTGGGCGTGTTCTCACTATTGATCCTGATGTTCGAGCCAAATGA
- a CDS encoding uncharacterized protein (transcript_id=CADANIAT00009222) codes for MGSGRVNPEPVSSTTSSPPGPACPVIPFILWLKGHPRQRAELQERRLKSHGQDVTVSEQTPRCKPITHQTGGSKVEQKEWIQEALLKRRIKVCLP; via the exons ATGGGAAGCGGCCGGGTCAACCCTGAGCCAGTCAGCAGCACAACTAGCAGTCCCCCCGGCCCCGCCTGCCCTGTGATACCCTTCATCCTCTGGTTGAAAGGCCATCCACGTCAACGCGCGGAACTGCAGGAGCGCAGGCTGAAATCTCACGGTCAAGATGTCACCGTGTCAGAGCAGACCCCGCGCTGCAAGCCCATCACGCATCAAACCGGGGGTTCCAAAGTCGAGCAAAAA GAATGGATCCAAGAAGCGTTGCTAAAAAGGAGAATCAAAGTTTGCTTACCTTGA
- a CDS encoding putative C2H2 finger domain protein (transcript_id=CADANIAT00009223) encodes MASGAKTDSEHLSLSQTMLHMDHSQSRHIQGHLASRSQDDELLSQDSFSLCSSTAQSDKPWSMNDVDCLDSNSIASSKPDSPAVQMLSFSLSQHALLHSGVGASDIMYSAGSEFHGLPDVGEQAEMDFSKQDFNPYNSLFDFSAFENDVNGQNGTHPSCTPDHGSPAGDNWNPIVSDSRYNQGSMEHFSGNVFNMPVSPPLTEASNDIAVTSSCSQSGYPAFMSHEDAMLKDITTTPVGTHGINLGDPIFPLTPPLNEQDPNRTIRPSKGARRPALQVSPTRPQVKQDAEFFPPLPVKEPLRSRSKDGSESRNPRDHPYYSLPPHSDSKYYCPFATGDKPCNHPPTTQKCAYHKYLDSHLKPYRCRVPSCMDAQLHFSSNACLFRHEREAHGLHGHGDNPHLCLFEGCDRSIPGYGFPRRWNLFDHMRRVHDYASSERPSSPDASPTNQPKKKESTGRKRRVPGVSGAQTMKRTRSTQSQTNPLKAAVQQTSVHNGQNIQAAERNYYNCHRRLLEQLNNITPQDSAMHDKVNASLQELITLGITYRQAQASQAVAQIGNGIPA; translated from the exons ATGGCCTCAGGCGCCAAGACCGACTCGGAGCACCTTTCTCTATCCCAAACAATGCTTCACATGGACCACTCACAATCAAGGCATATCCAAGGACATTTGGCCTCAAGATCCCAGGATGATGAACTTTTGAGCCAGGATAGCTTCTCCTTGTGTTCAAGTACTGCCCAAAGCGACAAGCCGTGGTCGATGAATGATGTGGACTGCCTTGATAGCAACTCTATTGCGTCAAGCAAACCCGACTCTCCAGCAGTCCAGatgctttctttttcattatcACAACATGCCCTGCTCCACTCCGGGGTAGGCGCCAGCGACATCATGTACTCGGCCGGTTCCGAATTTCATGGTCTGCCTGACGTTGGCGAACAAGCCGAAATGGATTTCTCCAAGCAGGATTTTAACCCTTACAATTCCCTGTTTGATTTTTCTGCCTTTGAGAATGATGTCAACGGCCAGAATGGGACTCATCCATCATGCACTCCTGATCACGGCTCTCCTGCCGGAGACAACTGGAACCCTATTGTCTCGGACAGCCGATATAACCAGGGATCCATGGAACATTTCTCTGGCAATGTTTTTAACATGCCTGTTTCCCCTCCACTGACGGAAGCGAGCAATGATATCGCCGTTACCTCTTCCTGCTCCCAATCTGGATACCCCGCTTTTATGTCGCATGAGGATGCCATGTTGAAAGACATCACGACGACCCCAGTTGGAACCCACGGGATAAACCTAGGAGACCCGATTTTCCCGTTGACACCGCCTCTCAATGAGCAGGACCCCAACAG GACAATCCGCCCTTCGAAAGGTGCACGCAGGCCAGCACTGCAGGTGTCCCCAACCCGACCACAGGTTAAACAGGATGCCGAGTTTTTCCCACCTCTTCCCGTCAAAGAGCCACTCAGATCGAGGTCCAAGGATGGTAGTGAATCGCGCAACCCGCGTGACCACCCATACTACTCTCTGCCACCGCACTCTGATTCAAAATATTACTGCCCATTTGCCACTGGAGACAAGCCGTGCAATCACCCTCCCACTACTCAGAAGTGTGCTTACCA CAAATACCTGGATTCCCACTTGAAGCCATATCGTTGCCGGGTCCCCAGCTGCATGGATGCCCAGCTTCACTTCTCCTCAAATGCATGCCTATTCCGTCATGAGCGCGAAGCCCACGGTCTCCATGGCCACGGAGACAACCCCCACCTTTGTCTCTTTGAAGGATGTGACCGTTCCATCCCAGGATATGGATTCCCCCGTCGCTGGAACCTCTTTGACCACATGAGGCGGGTCCACGACTACGCCTCGTCTGAGCGCCCTAGCTCACCGGATGCTTCCCCCACCAACCagcccaagaagaaggaatccACTGGACGCAAACGCAGAGTTCCTGGCGTTAGCGGCGCTCAAACCATGAAGCGCACCCGCTCCACACAGTCCCAGACAAACCCATTGAAGGCTGCTGTCCAGCAGACATCCGTCCACAACGGCCAGAACATCCAGGCCGCTGAACGGAACTACTATAATTGCCACCGGCGTCTCCTTGAGCAACTCAACAACATCACACCCCAGGACTCCGCCATGCATGACAAGGTCAACGCAAGTCTCCAAGAACTCATTACCCTTGGAATTACATACCGCCAGGCCCAAGCCAGCCAGGCCGTTGCTCAAATCGGCAATGGAATTCCCGCTTGA
- a CDS encoding putative RNA polymerase II Elongator complex associated protein Kti12 (transcript_id=CADANIAT00009224) has product MPLIVLTGYPCSGLSYRAQQLATRLEEIQSQLVANGIIPPSKSKYKIHIVSTHDNVNYPRTVYDTARTEKEARGVAYTKAKRMLGRDSFVILDGMNYIKGYRYQLWCEAKALGTTCCVVCSRFSQFRYEVHVGTPVDQCIAINEARLRKKNASRPDGSAKESRDENPKPATNPSSSPDSTSSTESKDESDPYPPDLLNNLIFRYEEPSMNSRWDKPLFTVPYTDAEPPIAEIWTALTGIPHPETQEKENTISELAASLTSTTISPSSAASTTTTTPGASRGGLSSRPRVAIKPHQATVAPATADSSALYNMEKRTSAIVQAIRSFTLANPSAKAALASSKTQQASALDNEDFTRQEEGICIPVPDSSTPVFVPAHIASGSVTDDLAAAGGILALPRLQRLRRQWISLNRAYIAGPHAAVKGGDNPKVDRAGPSSRAQKAHEVQINCTPTASHKKYQKYFHKNQSKNN; this is encoded by the exons ATGCCA CTCATAGTTTTAACCGGCTACCCCTGCTCGGGCCTCAGCTACCGCGCCCAACAACTTGCAACGCGCCTTGAAGAAATCCAATCCCAACTAGTCGCCAACGGCATAATCCCTCCTTCGAAATCGAAATACAAGATCCACATTGTCTCAACGCACGATAATGTCAACTACCCGCGGACAGTATACGACACCGCGCGCACAGAGAAGGAGGCGCGCGGAGTTGCATATACAAAGGCTAAACGCATGTTGGGAAGAGATAGTTTTGTGATTCTAGATGGAATGAACTATATCAAGGGGTACCGATACCAACTTTGGTGTGAGGCAAAGGCGTTGGGTACAACGTGCTGTGTTGTATGCTCCCGCTTTTCCCAATTTCGATATGAG GTCCACGTTGGGACGCCGGTTGATCAATGTATTGCGATCAACGAAGCGCGACTGCGGAAAAAGAACGCCTCCCGACCGGACGGCTCCGCGAAAGAGAGTAGAGACGAGAACCCAAAGCCAGCCACTAacccttcatcctcacccGACTCCACCTCATCCACAGAAAGCAAAGATGAAAGCGACCCCTACCCTCCGgacctcctcaacaacctcatcttccGCTACGAAGAACCTTCCATGAACAGTCGTTGGGACAAGCCTCTCTTCACGGTCCCCTACACCGACGCTGAGCCACCAATCGCCGAAATCTGGACCGCGCTGACCGGCATCCCGCACCCAGAAACacaggagaaagaaaacacAATATCAGAACTCGCAGCCTCCCTAACCTCAACAACAATCTCcccttcctccgccgccagtACAACAACGACAACCCCAGGGGCGTCACGAGGCGGACTCTCCAGTAGACCGCGCGTCGCGATAAAGCCGCACCAGGCCACCGTCGCCCCCGCAACAGCGGACTCCTCAGCCCTCTACAATATGGAAAAACGCACGTCAGCAATCGTTCAAGCAATCCGTTCCTTTACGCTCGCCAACCCCTCCGCAAAAGCTgccctcgcctcctccaaaACACAACAGGCCTCCGCCCTTGACAACGAAGATTTCACCcgccaagaagaaggaatcTGCATCCCCGTTCCAGACTCCTCAACGCCGGTATTCGTACCGGCACACATCGCCTCGGGCAGCGTTACCGATGATCTCGCCGCCGCGGGCGGGATCCTTGCACTCCCCCGGTTACAGAGGCTACGCAGGCAGTGGATTTCGCTGAATCGCGCGTACATTGCGGGGCCACACGCGGCTGTCAAGGGAGGAG ATAACCCGAAAGTAGACAGGGCAGGCCCATCGTCAAGAGCACAGAAAGCTCATGAAGTGCAGATCAACTGCACCCCGACTGCATCGCACAAGAAGTATCAGAAGTATTTCCACAAAAACCAATCCAAAAACAATTAA